The proteins below are encoded in one region of Syntrophotalea carbinolica DSM 2380:
- a CDS encoding ArsR/SmtB family transcription factor gives MTQNNDDLEYCSDFFKALAHPTRIVLVEDLAEGEKCVCDLAQKIDADISTVSRHLRELRNAGIVANQKRGNQVFYSLRTPCILNFLQCIRKLQ, from the coding sequence GTGACCCAAAACAACGATGATCTTGAGTATTGCAGCGATTTTTTTAAAGCGCTCGCCCATCCGACCCGGATTGTTCTCGTCGAGGATCTGGCCGAGGGCGAAAAATGCGTCTGCGACCTGGCGCAAAAGATCGACGCGGATATCTCCACCGTTTCGCGTCATTTGCGGGAACTCAGAAACGCCGGCATCGTAGCCAACCAAAAGCGCGGCAACCAGGTTTTCTACAGCTTGCGCACTCCCTGCATTCTGAATTTCCTGCAGTGCATCCGTAAATTGCAGTAA
- a CDS encoding permease → MKWIREWKSLALIIGGFILCYYLPVDWLRSLERLHNALWESLYLVKWYAREHVLLCLVPAFFIAGAVGVFVGQASVMKYLGARANKVLAYGVASVSGAVLAVCSCTILPLFAGIYRMGAGLGPACAFLYSGPAINILAVVLTARILGPEIGIARAVGAVLFSIVIGLCMHFLFRHEELEKVKATVAMPEPEVSRPLWQNAIYFAAMVGILVFANWGRPSAETGLWHLIYAAKWPVTGAFAALLGWILVRWFQVRWWKILLLALLTGLLAVLFPQIPGIAFVVGVIGLSVIINTEGEEMQEWFETSWGFARQILPLLLIGVVIAGALLGRPGSEGLIPSDWVARSVGGNSLGANLFASVAGAFMYFATLTEVPILEGLLGAGMGKGPALALLLAGPALSLPNMLVIRSVMGTKKTLAFVALVVVMATVSGLIFGTFWG, encoded by the coding sequence ATGAAATGGATCAGGGAATGGAAGTCACTGGCTTTGATCATCGGCGGATTTATCCTGTGTTATTACCTGCCCGTCGATTGGCTGCGCAGTCTCGAACGTCTGCACAATGCGCTGTGGGAGTCCCTTTACCTGGTCAAATGGTACGCCCGCGAGCATGTGTTGCTGTGCCTGGTGCCGGCCTTTTTCATCGCCGGGGCGGTGGGCGTGTTCGTCGGCCAGGCTTCGGTGATGAAATATCTGGGAGCCCGGGCCAACAAGGTGCTCGCTTACGGGGTGGCTTCCGTTTCCGGGGCGGTGCTGGCGGTCTGCTCCTGCACCATCCTGCCGTTGTTCGCCGGCATTTACCGCATGGGCGCCGGGCTGGGACCGGCCTGTGCCTTTCTTTATTCCGGTCCCGCCATCAATATCCTGGCGGTGGTTCTGACGGCCAGAATCCTCGGTCCGGAAATCGGCATAGCGCGCGCCGTCGGTGCGGTTCTGTTCAGTATCGTCATCGGTCTCTGCATGCACTTTTTGTTTCGTCATGAAGAGCTGGAAAAGGTCAAGGCTACCGTGGCCATGCCGGAACCGGAGGTGTCCCGCCCGTTATGGCAGAATGCCATCTATTTCGCGGCCATGGTCGGTATCCTGGTGTTTGCTAATTGGGGCCGGCCGTCGGCGGAAACCGGTCTCTGGCATCTGATTTATGCAGCCAAGTGGCCGGTGACCGGAGCCTTTGCCGCGCTGTTGGGCTGGATTCTGGTGCGCTGGTTTCAGGTGCGCTGGTGGAAAATCCTGCTGCTCGCGCTTCTGACCGGGTTGCTGGCGGTGTTGTTTCCGCAGATCCCGGGCATTGCTTTCGTGGTCGGCGTGATCGGTCTTTCGGTGATCATCAATACCGAAGGCGAGGAAATGCAGGAATGGTTCGAAACCTCCTGGGGTTTTGCCAGGCAGATCCTGCCATTGTTGCTTATCGGGGTGGTTATCGCCGGAGCGCTGCTGGGTCGTCCCGGCTCCGAGGGGCTGATCCCTTCGGACTGGGTGGCCCGTTCCGTTGGCGGCAACTCCCTGGGGGCCAACCTGTTCGCTTCCGTAGCCGGCGCCTTCATGTATTTCGCCACCCTTACCGAGGTGCCGATTCTCGAAGGGTTGCTCGGCGCAGGCATGGGCAAGGGTCCGGCGCTGGCCCTGCTGCTGGCGGGGCCGGCTTTGAGCCTGCCGAATATGCTGGTCATTCGCAGTGTCATGGGCACTAAAAAAACCCTGGCTTTCGTAGCGTTGGTGGTGGTGATGGCGACGGTCAGCGGATTGATTTTCGGAACATTCTGGGGCTGA